One Filimonas effusa genomic window carries:
- the uvrA gene encoding excinuclease ABC subunit UvrA — translation MEANRTAAEKKKKQQKTTDNTPAPQDAILVKGARIHNLKDVTVSFPRNRFIVVTGVSGSGKSSLTIDTLFAEGQRRYAESLSAYARQFMSRMAKPDVDYIKGLCPAIAIEQKVITRTPRSTVGSMTEIYDYLRLLFARVGKTISPVSGREVKKDDVTDVVNAIVNLPEGYRVVILVSFKQHANRDVREELNILLQKGFSRMYLRHPGEAGEPLRIEDLLEMDEKELMAKLAGAKAPKGKTAKAKNTALPLYLLIDRIVIKPFEEDDQHRLSDSINTAFYEGEGEVYVEVNGTEMVHFSNKFELDDMTFEEPVPNLFSFNNPYGACPTCEGFGQVLGIDEELVIPDRRLSVYEGAVAPWKGEKLGWWRDQFVKGARLIDFPIHKPIADLSAEQYKLLWSGKSNVYGIRDFFKEVEQNLYKVQYRVLLSRYRGRTSCPDCEGSRLRKEALYIKVGGKHIGELCNWQVRDLKAWFAALDLTEHEQQIAKRILLEVNQRLQTLIDVGLGYLTLSRLANSLSGGESQRIQLTRSLGSNLTNSLYILDEPSIGLHSRDTERLIAVLKQLRELGNTVVVVEHDDMMMRQADHIIDMGPLASHLGGEVVAVGNYDELTANPKSLTGRYLKGELKIEPPKSVRKWKQSIVVEGARQNNLKDITVEFPLNVLCVVTGVSGSGKTTLVKQILYPALKKMKGEPADKVGFHKAITGATDTISQIELVDQNPIGKSSRSNPVTYIKAYDDIRELYAKQPMSKVRGFQPKHFSFNVDGGRCDACKGEGEQVVEMQFLADVHLTCEVCGGKKFKEEVLEVTYKDKSIYDVLEMSVDESLEFFKDEKSISKAIQPLQDVGLGYIKLGQSSDTLSGGEAQRVKLASFLGKGKAQGQILFIFDEPTTGLHFHDIKKLLASFQALIEQGHSLLVIEHNTDVIKCADWLIDLGPEAGDAGGTLVFAGVPQELKKVKASHTGKFL, via the coding sequence CGGGCGTATCGGGCAGCGGTAAGTCTTCTCTTACCATCGATACCCTGTTTGCCGAAGGGCAGCGTAGGTATGCAGAAAGCCTTAGCGCCTACGCCCGTCAGTTCATGTCGCGCATGGCAAAACCCGACGTGGATTATATCAAAGGGCTTTGTCCGGCCATCGCCATTGAACAAAAGGTGATCACCCGTACCCCCAGGAGTACGGTGGGCAGTATGACCGAAATTTATGACTACCTGCGCCTGCTTTTTGCACGTGTTGGTAAAACCATTTCCCCGGTATCGGGTCGCGAAGTGAAGAAAGACGATGTTACCGATGTGGTAAATGCTATCGTTAACCTTCCCGAAGGCTACCGCGTGGTTATCCTGGTTTCGTTTAAACAGCATGCCAACCGCGATGTGCGCGAAGAACTGAATATTCTTTTGCAGAAAGGTTTTAGCCGTATGTACCTGCGCCATCCCGGTGAAGCCGGCGAGCCGCTGCGTATCGAAGACCTGCTGGAGATGGATGAAAAAGAACTGATGGCAAAACTGGCAGGTGCAAAAGCGCCAAAAGGAAAAACTGCGAAGGCAAAGAATACAGCATTGCCCCTGTACCTGCTTATCGACAGGATTGTCATTAAACCTTTCGAAGAAGACGATCAGCACCGTTTATCCGATTCCATCAATACCGCCTTCTATGAAGGGGAGGGTGAAGTATATGTTGAGGTGAACGGCACCGAAATGGTACACTTCAGCAACAAGTTTGAGCTGGATGATATGACCTTTGAAGAGCCGGTACCCAATCTCTTTTCTTTTAATAACCCTTATGGCGCCTGCCCTACCTGTGAAGGTTTTGGACAGGTATTGGGGATCGATGAAGAACTGGTGATCCCCGACAGAAGATTAAGTGTATACGAAGGCGCCGTAGCTCCATGGAAGGGAGAAAAGTTAGGCTGGTGGCGCGACCAGTTTGTTAAAGGTGCCAGGCTGATCGATTTTCCTATTCATAAACCCATTGCAGATCTTTCGGCAGAACAGTATAAGCTGTTATGGTCGGGTAAAAGCAATGTTTATGGTATCCGCGACTTCTTTAAAGAAGTAGAGCAAAACCTTTATAAAGTACAATACAGGGTATTGTTGAGCCGTTACCGCGGACGCACTTCGTGCCCGGACTGCGAAGGCTCGAGACTTCGCAAAGAAGCGCTTTATATTAAGGTTGGAGGAAAGCATATAGGAGAGCTCTGTAACTGGCAGGTACGTGATCTTAAAGCGTGGTTTGCAGCGCTTGACCTGACAGAGCACGAACAGCAGATCGCAAAAAGAATACTGCTCGAAGTAAACCAGCGCTTACAAACGCTTATCGATGTTGGCCTGGGTTATCTTACGCTAAGCCGTCTCGCCAACTCACTCAGCGGGGGAGAAAGCCAGCGTATACAGTTAACGCGCAGCCTGGGCAGTAACCTTACAAATTCGTTATATATTCTCGATGAGCCGTCAATAGGTTTGCATTCAAGAGATACCGAACGCCTGATCGCTGTGTTGAAGCAATTGCGCGAATTAGGCAATACCGTGGTGGTAGTGGAACATGACGACATGATGATGCGCCAGGCAGATCATATCATTGATATGGGACCCCTGGCTTCGCACCTGGGCGGCGAAGTTGTAGCTGTAGGTAATTACGACGAGCTTACCGCAAACCCTAAAAGTTTAACAGGAAGATATCTGAAAGGAGAACTGAAAATAGAACCACCTAAATCTGTACGCAAATGGAAGCAAAGTATTGTGGTGGAAGGCGCGCGTCAGAATAACCTGAAAGATATCACGGTTGAATTCCCGCTGAATGTATTATGCGTGGTAACCGGTGTAAGCGGAAGCGGCAAAACAACGTTGGTAAAACAGATCCTTTATCCCGCATTGAAAAAGATGAAGGGCGAGCCCGCAGATAAAGTAGGTTTCCATAAAGCTATCACCGGCGCTACCGATACTATCAGCCAGATAGAATTGGTAGATCAGAACCCCATTGGTAAATCGTCCAGAAGTAACCCTGTAACCTATATCAAAGCCTACGATGATATCCGTGAGTTATATGCCAAACAACCAATGTCTAAAGTGCGTGGCTTCCAGCCGAAACACTTTTCATTTAACGTAGATGGCGGACGTTGCGATGCCTGTAAAGGGGAAGGCGAACAAGTGGTAGAAATGCAGTTTCTTGCCGATGTGCATCTTACCTGTGAAGTATGCGGTGGCAAAAAATTCAAAGAGGAAGTACTCGAAGTCACTTATAAAGACAAGAGCATTTACGATGTGCTTGAAATGAGTGTAGATGAATCGTTGGAATTCTTCAAAGACGAGAAGTCTATCAGCAAAGCCATCCAGCCATTGCAGGATGTAGGTTTGGGCTACATTAAACTGGGCCAGAGCAGTGATACGCTTAGTGGCGGTGAAGCGCAAAGGGTAAAACTTGCCAGTTTTCTTGGTAAGGGGAAAGCACAGGGGCAAATACTTTTCATCTTCGATGAGCCTACTACCGGTCTTCATTTCCATGATATCAAGAAACTGCTGGCTTCCTTCCAGGCGCTTATTGAACAGGGACATTCGCTGCTTGTAATAGAACACAATACCGATGTTATAAAATGTGCCGACTGGCTGATAGATCTTGGCCCCGAAGCCGGTGATGCCGGTGGTACACTTGTATTTGCCGGTGTTCCGCAGGAATTGAAAAAAGTAAAGGCCAGCCATACAGGAAAATTTCTGTAG
- a CDS encoding PA2169 family four-helix-bundle protein encodes MNTSTTVVNDFTIEVLNDLIQIHNDRITGYTKAIEELKPEDSDLKPLFADLISESESIKASLISNVQSAGGSIDTDTTASGKIYRAWMDVKAFFTGHTRHAVLASCEGGEDAAQKAYRTALESDDISGALKTELASQQQTLRASHDRIKALRDQAA; translated from the coding sequence ATGAACACATCAACAACAGTAGTTAATGATTTTACTATTGAAGTCTTAAACGACCTGATCCAGATCCATAACGATCGTATTACAGGTTACACCAAAGCCATCGAAGAACTTAAACCTGAAGATTCAGATTTAAAGCCCCTGTTTGCTGATCTTATCAGCGAAAGTGAAAGTATAAAGGCCTCACTGATCTCAAATGTTCAGTCTGCAGGCGGTAGTATAGATACCGATACCACAGCCAGCGGTAAAATTTACCGGGCATGGATGGACGTTAAAGCCTTTTTTACAGGTCATACGCGCCATGCCGTTCTGGCCAGTTGCGAAGGCGGCGAAGACGCAGCACAAAAAGCATACAGAACAGCCCTGGAATCGGACGATATTTCAGGTGCATTAAAGACAGAACTCGCCAGCCAGCAACAAACTTTACGTGCCTCCCATGACAGGATCAAGGCACTACGTGACCAGGCAGCTTAA
- a CDS encoding DUF4293 domain-containing protein: MIQRIQTIWLLVASACAFLSLKFSFYSGVKVTETGEAYVALTGRDNLLLTILTVAVGIASLLMIFFYKDRKRQLWLTVATTVLAVANIVLYFKEVALFKPGGNFALTAVFTFIVPLFLVLAIRGIYRDDKLIRSVDRLR, translated from the coding sequence ATGATACAACGCATACAAACAATCTGGCTGCTGGTAGCTTCGGCCTGTGCTTTTCTTTCGTTGAAATTCTCTTTCTATAGTGGCGTGAAAGTAACAGAAACGGGAGAAGCCTATGTTGCACTTACAGGTCGCGATAACCTGTTGCTCACTATTCTTACTGTAGCAGTTGGAATTGCTTCCCTGCTCATGATCTTTTTTTACAAAGACAGGAAGCGCCAGTTATGGCTTACTGTTGCTACAACAGTTCTTGCCGTTGCCAATATTGTACTGTACTTTAAGGAAGTTGCTTTGTTCAAACCAGGGGGCAACTTTGCACTTACCGCTGTATTTACTTTTATTGTTCCGCTGTTCCTGGTACTTGCTATCAGGGGTATTTACAGGGATGATAAACTGATCAGGAGTGTGGATAGGCTGAGGTAG
- a CDS encoding serine hydroxymethyltransferase, whose translation MQRDTLVFDLIRKELERQRHGIELIASENFTSLQVMQAMGNVMTNKYAEGYPGRRYYGGCEIVDQTEQLAIDRLKQIFDIAYANVQPHSGAQANAAVALAILQPGDNILGLDLSMGGHLTHGSAVNYSGKLYNPHFYGVKREDGLVDYEMLEAKAREIKPKLIICGASAYSRDWDYARIRKVADEVGALVMADIAHPAGLIAKKILKDPFDHCHIVTSTTHKTLRGPRGGIIMMRKDFENPFGLTDNKGNIRMMSNLLDLAVFPGIQGGPLEHVIAAKAIAFGEILSDEYTQYAQQIVKNAQAMSKAFTDKGYEIVSGGTDNHLMLIDLRNKNISGKKAEQVLVQADITANKNMVPYDDKSAFVTSGIRFGVAAITTRGMKEEHMQFVVNAIDNVLMNADDAALIAKVKAEVNSFMGQFELYPEMG comes from the coding sequence ATGCAAAGGGATACCCTAGTCTTCGATCTGATCCGTAAAGAGCTGGAACGCCAGCGTCATGGTATTGAACTTATTGCCTCCGAAAACTTTACCAGTTTGCAGGTAATGCAGGCCATGGGAAATGTTATGACCAATAAATATGCGGAAGGTTATCCCGGCCGCCGTTATTATGGCGGATGCGAAATTGTAGACCAGACGGAACAACTGGCAATAGACCGCCTGAAACAGATCTTCGATATAGCGTACGCGAACGTACAGCCTCATAGTGGAGCGCAGGCTAATGCTGCTGTTGCCCTGGCCATTTTACAACCCGGCGATAATATTTTAGGCCTCGACCTGAGCATGGGCGGTCACCTCACCCATGGATCGGCCGTTAACTATAGCGGTAAATTATATAATCCTCATTTCTACGGCGTTAAGCGTGAAGATGGGCTGGTTGACTATGAAATGCTGGAAGCGAAAGCCCGCGAAATAAAACCCAAACTCATCATCTGCGGCGCGAGCGCCTATAGCCGCGACTGGGATTATGCCCGGATCCGCAAGGTTGCCGATGAGGTTGGCGCCCTGGTGATGGCTGATATTGCCCACCCGGCCGGCCTGATCGCCAAAAAAATATTGAAAGATCCTTTCGATCATTGTCATATCGTAACTTCTACTACCCACAAAACGCTTCGCGGCCCTCGTGGTGGTATTATCATGATGCGTAAGGATTTTGAAAATCCTTTTGGATTAACCGACAACAAAGGCAATATCCGCATGATGAGCAACCTGCTCGACCTGGCGGTATTCCCGGGTATCCAGGGCGGTCCGCTGGAACATGTGATTGCCGCTAAGGCTATCGCTTTCGGCGAAATCCTCAGCGACGAGTACACACAGTACGCACAGCAGATCGTGAAAAACGCACAGGCAATGTCTAAAGCGTTTACCGACAAAGGTTACGAGATTGTAAGCGGCGGTACTGATAACCACCTGATGCTGATTGACCTCCGTAACAAGAACATCAGCGGTAAAAAAGCGGAACAGGTGCTGGTTCAGGCCGATATCACTGCCAACAAGAACATGGTGCCTTATGACGACAAAAGTGCTTTCGTTACCAGTGGTATCCGTTTCGGCGTAGCCGCTATCACTACCCGTGGTATGAAAGAAGAGCATATGCAGTTTGTTGTTAACGCTATCGACAATGTACTGATGAATGCTGATGACGCTGCATTGATCGCGAAGGTGAAAGCTGAAGTGAATTCGTTTATGGGTCAGTTTGAGCTGTATCCTGAAATGGGATAG
- a CDS encoding sugar phosphate nucleotidyltransferase has product MKAIIPVAGAGAKLRPHTYTQPKALIPIAGKTILSFIVDQLHDAGINEFIFIIGYLGDKIQEYVQQTYPHLQCHFVQQNERQGTGHAVELTRNIVGEDEVFVALGDTICEYDVKEVIESPYSMLGVKKVDDPRSFGVAEIDPEGFIEHVVEKPAIPKSNMALVGLYKIRETQFLYDCLHHLFAQDIRSYGEYNLTDALDCMIKRGAKFRSFKVKNWFDCGKKETLLESNATLLKKFGGQVHESVLSENSIIIPPVSIGPGTVLKNAIIGPHVAIGANTTVQYSIVRDSIIGSYTNLFEVVVDNSLLGSDASVKGLSRSLNIGDNTEIDFG; this is encoded by the coding sequence ATGAAAGCAATAATCCCTGTAGCAGGTGCAGGGGCCAAATTACGCCCCCACACTTATACTCAGCCTAAAGCGTTGATTCCTATAGCAGGAAAAACAATTCTGAGCTTCATCGTAGACCAGCTTCACGACGCTGGCATCAATGAATTTATCTTTATTATAGGCTACCTCGGCGATAAAATCCAGGAATATGTACAACAAACATATCCTCATCTCCAATGTCATTTCGTTCAGCAGAACGAAAGACAGGGTACCGGGCACGCCGTGGAACTTACCCGTAACATTGTTGGCGAAGATGAAGTTTTTGTAGCACTCGGTGATACTATCTGCGAATACGACGTTAAAGAGGTCATAGAAAGCCCCTACAGCATGCTGGGCGTTAAAAAAGTGGACGACCCCCGCAGTTTTGGCGTAGCCGAAATTGACCCGGAAGGTTTTATCGAGCATGTGGTAGAAAAACCCGCCATCCCCAAAAGCAATATGGCCCTGGTAGGCCTCTATAAGATCAGGGAAACACAGTTCCTGTACGATTGCCTGCATCACCTGTTTGCACAGGATATCCGCAGTTACGGCGAGTATAACTTAACCGATGCACTTGACTGCATGATTAAAAGAGGGGCAAAATTCCGCTCCTTTAAAGTGAAGAACTGGTTCGACTGCGGTAAAAAAGAAACCTTGCTGGAAAGTAATGCCACCTTACTTAAAAAATTCGGCGGCCAGGTGCACGAGTCAGTACTGTCAGAAAATTCTATTATTATCCCTCCCGTAAGTATAGGTCCAGGTACAGTACTTAAAAACGCGATCATTGGCCCCCATGTTGCCATAGGAGCCAATACTACCGTTCAGTATTCTATTGTCCGCGACAGCATCATTGGTTCTTACACCAATTTGTTCGAGGTAGTGGTCGACAATTCCCTGCTGGGAAGCGATGCCAGCGTAAAAGGCCTGAGCCGAAGCCTGAACATTGGAGACAATACTGAAATAGACTTCGGTTAA
- a CDS encoding ABC transporter permease yields MNKTLLIIQREYLSRVKNKTFLLTTILTPLLFVLLIGGSVFLSMKGQENQRIAVSDSNGFFKDHLTNSSKLTFEFPQGVDTSNYLARGYSAILMIPKFEGTSKSNYILRSKKSIGIAAEGAIEDKINGAIEDHMLELAGVHRAALDSIHKESRFAALKSYQEKGSSASESSGQLAYIIGYASGFLIYLTMFIYGVMLMRGVMEEKTNRIAEVVISSVRPFQLMMGKIIGIGAVGLTQFLLWVVLIIILYSGAQYLIAPETMQQVQAMQQNGGMAMGGQTSAMAEKIYNIQHVFGIVNWPLVIGCFVFYFLGGYLFYAALFAAAGSAVEDIQNSQSLTMPITMPIIFSFIIMTTAINSPDSPVAVWASIIPFSSPIVMMARIAYGVPGTVPYWQLALSMLSLVVGFLFTTWLAGKIYRTGILMYGKKITWAEMLKWGFKKV; encoded by the coding sequence ATGAATAAGACGCTTTTAATTATACAGAGAGAATACCTGAGCAGGGTAAAGAACAAGACCTTTTTACTTACTACCATACTAACACCTTTGCTATTTGTATTGCTTATTGGGGGTTCGGTCTTTCTTTCGATGAAAGGCCAGGAAAACCAGCGGATCGCTGTGTCTGATAGCAATGGTTTCTTTAAGGATCATCTGACGAACAGCAGTAAGCTCACATTCGAATTTCCGCAGGGTGTTGATACCAGTAATTACCTGGCACGTGGTTACTCGGCCATACTTATGATACCAAAGTTTGAAGGCACCTCCAAATCAAACTATATCCTGCGTTCCAAAAAGAGTATTGGCATAGCGGCTGAAGGAGCGATAGAGGATAAGATCAATGGCGCGATAGAAGATCATATGCTGGAGCTGGCAGGCGTTCACCGGGCAGCTTTGGACTCGATACATAAAGAATCGCGGTTTGCGGCGTTAAAGTCGTACCAGGAAAAAGGTTCCAGTGCTTCTGAGAGCAGCGGGCAACTGGCCTATATTATAGGTTATGCAAGCGGTTTCCTCATTTATCTTACCATGTTCATTTATGGTGTAATGCTGATGCGTGGGGTGATGGAAGAAAAAACCAACAGGATTGCCGAAGTGGTTATCAGCAGTGTGCGGCCTTTTCAGCTGATGATGGGAAAAATAATTGGTATTGGGGCCGTAGGGCTTACACAGTTCTTGTTATGGGTAGTGCTTATTATCATTTTATATAGCGGGGCGCAATACCTGATTGCCCCGGAAACCATGCAGCAGGTGCAGGCCATGCAACAGAATGGCGGGATGGCTATGGGTGGACAAACCAGCGCCATGGCGGAAAAGATCTATAACATTCAACATGTATTCGGCATTGTGAACTGGCCGCTGGTGATTGGTTGCTTTGTGTTTTACTTCCTGGGTGGTTATTTATTTTATGCTGCCCTGTTTGCTGCAGCAGGCAGCGCAGTAGAAGATATACAAAACTCGCAGAGTTTAACCATGCCCATTACCATGCCCATCATATTTTCGTTCATTATCATGACCACGGCGATCAATTCACCGGATAGCCCTGTAGCGGTATGGGCCAGCATTATTCCCTTCAGTTCCCCTATTGTTATGATGGCAAGGATTGCCTACGGTGTTCCGGGAACGGTGCCTTACTGGCAACTGGCGTTAAGTATGCTGTCGCTGGTAGTTGGATTTTTGTTCACCACCTGGCTGGCCGGTAAAATTTACCGTACGGGCATACTTATGTACGGCAAAAAGATCACCTGGGCCGAGATGCTCAAATGGGGTTTCAAGAAAGTTTAA
- a CDS encoding ABC transporter ATP-binding protein, giving the protein MSLLVLQNLKKYYSTQKAVDDISFTIEKGSIFGLLGPNGAGKTTLLRMVTGIFYPDEGSIIFEGRPFDALKDIRRIGYMPEERGLYKKMKIGEQALYLAQLKGLSKAEAMERIKYWFTRLDMQSWWNKKVEDLSKGMSQKLQFVTTVLHEPSLIILDEPFSGLDPVNANLIKDEIFMLAQKGCTIIFSTHRMEQVEEICDHIVLVNKGRKILDGTVQQIKQDYKENLFSLQLQQKPAVIESTAFEVLAGQQTGKKNNTLTVRIHEGYNSNQVLQYFIERGVVIESFHEILPSLNEIFIREVEQTHDAITRAFQNVAS; this is encoded by the coding sequence ATGTCTCTTCTTGTATTACAAAACCTGAAAAAGTATTATTCTACGCAGAAGGCAGTGGATGATATCAGCTTTACAATAGAAAAAGGAAGCATTTTCGGGTTGCTTGGACCTAATGGCGCAGGGAAAACTACTTTACTGCGGATGGTAACAGGCATTTTTTATCCTGATGAGGGTAGCATTATATTCGAGGGCAGGCCTTTCGATGCTTTGAAAGACATTCGCCGTATAGGTTATATGCCCGAAGAACGGGGGCTGTATAAGAAAATGAAGATAGGCGAACAGGCGCTTTACCTGGCACAGCTGAAGGGATTAAGTAAGGCTGAAGCCATGGAAAGGATCAAATACTGGTTCACACGGCTGGATATGCAAAGCTGGTGGAACAAAAAGGTAGAGGATCTGAGTAAAGGCATGAGCCAAAAGCTGCAGTTTGTTACTACCGTATTACATGAACCCAGCCTCATTATACTGGATGAACCTTTCAGCGGACTTGACCCTGTAAACGCCAATCTTATCAAGGATGAGATCTTTATGCTGGCCCAAAAGGGATGCACTATTATTTTCAGCACACACCGGATGGAACAGGTGGAAGAGATCTGCGATCATATTGTGCTGGTAAATAAAGGCAGGAAAATACTCGATGGCACTGTACAGCAGATAAAGCAGGACTATAAGGAAAATCTCTTCAGCTTACAATTGCAACAAAAGCCTGCTGTTATTGAAAGCACGGCTTTTGAAGTGTTGGCCGGCCAGCAGACAGGCAAGAAAAACAATACGCTTACTGTTCGTATCCATGAAGGATATAACAGCAACCAGGTGTTACAATATTTTATAGAGCGGGGTGTAGTTATTGAATCGTTTCACGAAATACTGCCAAGTTTGAATGAGATCTTCATCAGGGAAGTAGAACAAACCCATGACGCCATTACGCGTGCCTTTCAAAATGTAGCATCCTAA
- a CDS encoding NAD(P)/FAD-dependent oxidoreductase: MQQKIALRLLPAEAADDHLVQQAIARETGHPFLDITGFHRLKQSIDARSRQQIWINLTVLVFINEPFTERATVPIIYKDVTKADHRVVIVGAGPAGLFAALRLIEAGIQPIVLERGKDVRARRRDLALLNKEGIVNPDSNYCFGEGGAGTYSDGKLYTRSNKRGDIDRILQLFTQFGADERIIYEAHPHIGTNKLPHIITAMREAILRYGGQFHFEQKVTGFIIDKDSIKGVHTAQGASFEGAAVILATGHSARDIFRLLAEKKIIIEAKPFALGVRVEHPQALIDGIQYHCSVPLFGGASNRPEHLPPASYSLVEQVDGRGVFSFCMCPGGIIAPASTDDGELVVNGWSPSKRNNPYANSGMVVQVEIADAMQSMKKSGIKYDEKDPLLMMHFQQSVERKAFDIGGGRFVAPAQRMADFCSNKISADLPDCSYTPGVTSADMRAVLPAFIARGLQEGFKAFGKRLRGYYTNEANIVATESRTSSPVKIPRDADTLEHPQIGGLYPCAEGAGYAGGIVSAAMDGEKVAAVIALKLTGVSY, translated from the coding sequence ATGCAGCAAAAAATAGCGTTAAGGTTACTTCCTGCCGAAGCGGCAGATGATCATTTGGTACAGCAGGCCATAGCAAGAGAAACGGGACATCCATTCCTGGATATTACCGGGTTTCACCGTTTAAAGCAGTCGATAGATGCACGCAGTCGCCAGCAGATCTGGATTAACCTTACAGTGCTGGTCTTCATCAATGAGCCTTTTACAGAACGCGCAACCGTTCCCATTATTTATAAGGATGTAACAAAAGCTGATCACCGGGTGGTTATCGTAGGGGCCGGACCGGCGGGTTTGTTTGCTGCTTTACGCTTAATAGAAGCAGGCATACAACCTATTGTGCTGGAACGCGGAAAGGATGTTCGCGCACGCAGGCGTGACCTGGCACTACTTAATAAAGAAGGGATCGTTAACCCCGACAGTAATTATTGTTTTGGTGAAGGCGGTGCAGGCACCTACAGTGACGGCAAATTATATACACGCAGCAATAAGCGCGGGGATATAGACAGGATACTGCAGTTGTTCACCCAATTTGGAGCAGATGAACGTATCATATATGAAGCGCATCCGCATATAGGCACCAATAAGCTGCCGCATATTATCACTGCCATGCGGGAAGCCATTCTTCGATATGGGGGACAATTTCATTTCGAGCAGAAGGTTACCGGCTTCATTATAGACAAGGATAGTATCAAAGGCGTGCATACAGCCCAGGGGGCAAGCTTTGAAGGCGCCGCGGTAATACTTGCTACGGGGCATTCGGCCCGTGACATTTTCCGTTTGCTTGCAGAGAAGAAGATCATCATTGAAGCAAAACCGTTTGCATTGGGAGTACGCGTGGAACATCCGCAGGCTTTGATCGACGGCATACAATACCACTGTTCTGTTCCCCTGTTCGGGGGAGCCAGTAACCGGCCGGAGCATTTGCCTCCTGCGTCTTACAGCCTGGTAGAACAGGTAGACGGCCGCGGGGTATTTAGTTTTTGTATGTGTCCGGGTGGCATTATAGCGCCAGCTTCTACCGATGATGGCGAGCTGGTGGTGAATGGATGGAGTCCGAGCAAGCGTAATAATCCTTATGCCAATAGCGGCATGGTGGTGCAGGTAGAGATAGCCGATGCCATGCAAAGCATGAAGAAGAGCGGTATTAAGTATGACGAAAAAGATCCGCTGCTGATGATGCATTTTCAGCAATCGGTAGAGCGGAAGGCTTTTGATATTGGCGGCGGCCGCTTTGTAGCGCCGGCGCAGCGGATGGCCGATTTCTGCAGTAATAAGATCTCGGCAGACCTGCCAGACTGCAGTTATACGCCGGGCGTTACCAGCGCCGATATGCGTGCCGTACTTCCGGCATTTATAGCCCGGGGATTACAGGAAGGCTTCAAGGCATTCGGCAAACGTTTAAGGGGCTACTATACCAATGAGGCCAATATTGTAGCTACAGAAAGCCGGACTTCTTCGCCGGTGAAGATACCAAGAGATGCGGACACACTGGAGCATCCGCAGATAGGCGGACTGTATCCTTGTGCAGAGGGAGCAGGTTATGCGGGTGGTATTGTAAGCGCCGCTATGGATGGGGAGAAGGTGGCGGCTGTGATCGCCTTAAAGCTTACAGGAGTTAGTTATTAA
- a CDS encoding porin family protein — translation MKKSFLLLAVIAFISIHSSAQTVSTVKTTPISFGLKAGININTMVGSSNNPLSDRSSLVGLNAGVFANFHVSEQFGIQPELAWSTLGAKFEGTLVGMHYKEKQLLNYLTLPVLAKYTLANSGFSLYAGPQIGFLLSAKSKRSDIAYSNKDNYKSTDFAGVAGVEFEFPHTPFNISGRYQFGITEVGEVGSARNNAATFTVGYRLR, via the coding sequence ATGAAAAAATCGTTTTTACTGCTTGCAGTAATTGCATTTATCAGTATTCATTCTTCTGCACAAACGGTATCTACTGTTAAAACAACCCCCATCAGCTTTGGCCTGAAAGCTGGTATTAACATCAATACCATGGTAGGATCGTCAAACAATCCTCTTAGTGATAGAAGTTCCTTAGTTGGTTTAAATGCAGGTGTGTTCGCTAATTTTCATGTAAGCGAACAATTTGGTATTCAGCCCGAGCTGGCCTGGTCTACGTTAGGTGCAAAATTTGAAGGCACGCTTGTAGGCATGCATTATAAAGAAAAGCAATTGCTTAATTACCTGACACTACCTGTTCTGGCAAAATACACGCTTGCCAATTCTGGTTTCAGTTTATATGCTGGCCCCCAGATTGGTTTCTTATTAAGCGCTAAAAGCAAACGGTCCGATATAGCGTATTCTAATAAAGACAACTATAAAAGCACTGACTTTGCAGGTGTTGCGGGTGTTGAATTTGAATTCCCCCATACACCGTTTAACATCTCTGGCAGATACCAGTTTGGTATCACCGAGGTAGGCGAAGTAGGATCTGCCAGGAACAATGCAGCTACTTTTACTGTAGGTTATCGCCTGAGATAA